The window CCATCCAGGCGCAGATCCTGCATCTGTTCAAGAAATTGCAGGAAGAAAAGGAGATGGCAGTTCTTCTCATCACCCACGATCTGAGTGTGGTGGCGGGTATGGCAGAGCGGGTCTATGTGATGTATGCGGGCATCGTGGTTGAAGAGGGGTGGGTGGAACAGATTTTCAGAGAACCCTGCCACCCATACACAATGGGGCTGCTTGCCTGTCTGCCCGCCAGACAGAAAAAAAAGAGCGCCCTGTACACCATCCCCGGTGCAGTGCCCGAGCCAATCAGAAAGCCGCCGGGTTGTCCCTTTCACCCCCGCTGTGATCAGGCTGAGGAGAACTGCAGGCGTGAATTTCCTGAAATGTGCGATTTCGGCGCCGGCCACCGAGCGCGTTGTCCAGTTGTAGAACGGAAGCTGCGCCAGGGCCGAGTGGAAAAGCTGGGATGATCTTTGGGAAAGCTCATGAAATACCGCACAGGCAGCAACGGCGACCCCATTATTGAGACTGCCGACCTCAAGAAGTATTTTCCGGTGCGGCGCGGCTTCCTGCAGCGAGTAGTCGGACTGATCAAGGCGGTGGACGGCGTGGATCTGGTAATTCCCGCCGGCCAGACCGTCAGTCTGGTGGGCGAGAGTGGTTGTGGGAAATCCACTCTGGCCAAAGTGATTCTCAGACTGGAAGAGCCCACTGCCGGGCGCATATTCTATCGAGGAGAAGAGATCAGTGGACTCTCCCCCGCTGAACTGAAGCCTTACCGGCGGAAGATGCAGATCATCTTTCAAGATCCTTTCGGTTCCTTGAACCCGCGGATGACAGTGGGAAAATCTATTGAAGAGGGACTGCGGGTTATTGGCCTCAAGAGTTCGCAGCAGAGAAGGGAGCGGCTCAGAGAACTGCTGCATATGGTGGGGCTGCCTCCACAGGCTGCCGAGAGATACCCGCACGAATTCAGCGGTGGTCAACGGCAAAGGATTGGCATTGCCAGGGCCCTGAGCGTAGACCCAGAACTCATAATATGTGACGAGCCGGTTTCTGCCCTGGACGTTTCCATTCAGGCGCAGATTCTCAACCTTCTGGAAAGACTGCAGCAGGAGCTGGGTTTGAGCTACCTGTTCATCTCCCACGATCTGCACGTGGTGGAACATGTGAGCGATTGGGTTGCCATCATGTATCTTGGACATATTATGGAATGGGGGCCTGCCAAGGAAGTCTATGAGAGACAACTGCACCCTTATTCGAAGGCGCTGCTTTCAGCGGCCCCCGTGCCCGACCCTTCGAGCAAGCGGAGGTGGGAACCTCTGGTGGGTGATGTGCCGACTCCTTTCAATCCTCCGCCTGGCTGCAAGTTTCAAAGCCGTTGTCCCCTGGCGGAAGAGCGCTGCCGGCAGGAGGAGATCGACTTTTATGAGGTGGCTGCTGGTCACCGCGTGCGCTGCTGGAAAGTGACCGTATGAGCAGAGTGAGCATACCCGGCCACAGCGCTGAGTGCCAGCGAGGCCGGAGCACTTGTGAAAAAGCAGCAAATTCTGCAAAGAGGGTTCGTTGATCTCGACAGATATATGTGATACCAAGACAGCTGACACAAAGGCAATTGGCAGGGTTCGGCCTGGGAGGTGCAACAGTTTTTCTGGCGCCTGCGGGCAGAGTCCTGCTGGTGCAACTGCAGAAAAGGTGTTTGTTGACTCCAGCAGCGGCATGAACCAGGCAGGAAAGATTCGAGCAGATGACGTTTTCAGATGACAACAGCTTGCAGCTGCAGTCCACGGACGGTCGTCGGATATATTCTGTAAGTGATCTCACCCGCGAAATTCGCGGCTTGCTGGAGGATCACTTTCCCTTCATCTGGGTTGAAGGGGAGATCTCCAATTTCAGAGTCCCCGTATCAGGCCACTTCTATTT of the Deltaproteobacteria bacterium genome contains:
- a CDS encoding ATP-binding cassette domain-containing protein translates to MKYRTGSNGDPIIETADLKKYFPVRRGFLQRVVGLIKAVDGVDLVIPAGQTVSLVGESGCGKSTLAKVILRLEEPTAGRIFYRGEEISGLSPAELKPYRRKMQIIFQDPFGSLNPRMTVGKSIEEGLRVIGLKSSQQRRERLRELLHMVGLPPQAAERYPHEFSGGQRQRIGIARALSVDPELIICDEPVSALDVSIQAQILNLLERLQQELGLSYLFISHDLHVVEHVSDWVAIMYLGHIMEWGPAKEVYERQLHPYSKALLSAAPVPDPSSKRRWEPLVGDVPTPFNPPPGCKFQSRCPLAEERCRQEEIDFYEVAAGHRVRCWKVTV